In the Pseudorasbora parva isolate DD20220531a chromosome 23, ASM2467924v1, whole genome shotgun sequence genome, one interval contains:
- the LOC137062550 gene encoding olfactory receptor 1C1-like: protein MSFIQSNSSANVTFVRPATFFLNGFSNVPHVKYYYAFLSLVYVVTVLGNSFIMCVIYLARRLHTAKYIVVFHLAFSDLCGSSTLIPNIIDTFLFEHQDMSYEVCFISMFFVYHFMNLQSLTLLVLAYDRLVAICFPLRYHAIVTKTAMFLIIGFIWILSGTYFSVHVGLLNRLSICSSNVVNSYFCDYGPVCRLACNDNSINLMMGKICFAFLICMPPILIVISYFCISLALLKIAHGVDRIKAIKTCTSHLILVAVFYLPLLINNIAAATTPIHPNSRLINNSLTQIIPPMLNPIIYTLKTDEVMQSIKELCKRSTVNTTQERNMKFK, encoded by the coding sequence ATGAGCTTCATTCAGTCAAACTCCTCTGCAAATGTGACCTTTGTTCGTCCTGCAACATTTTTCCTCAATGGATTTTCTAATGTCCCACATGTGAAATACTACTATGCTTTCTTGTCTTTGGTGTATGTTGTGACTGTTTTGGGGAATTCATTTATCATGTGTGTCATTTATTTGGCACGCAGACTTCACACAGCCAAATACATAGTTGTTTTCCATCTAGCCTTTTCTGATCTGTGTGGAAGCTCAACTTTGATTCCAAATATCATTGACACATTTTTGTTTGAACACCAAGACATGTCATATGAAGTATGCTTCATAAGTATGttttttgtatatcatttcatgAATCTGCAGTCTTTGACACTACTGGTCTTAGCTTATGACAGACTGGTAGCTATTTGTTTTCCTCTACGGTATCATGCTATTGTAACTAAAACAGCTATGTTTCTGATCATAGGCTTTATTTGGATTTTGTCTGGTACTTATTTTTCTGTACATGTGGGTTTGCTGAATAGGCTCTCTATTTGTAGTTCTAATGTGGTTAATAGTTATTTTTGTGATTATGGTCCTGTATGTAGACTAGCTTGTAATGATAATTCTATAAATTTAATGATGGGCAAAATTTGCTTTGCTTTTCTAATTTGTATGCCTCCAATACTTATCGTCATCTCATATTTCTGCATTTCTCTGGCTTTGCTTAAGATTGCTCATGGTGTTGACCGAATCAAAGCCATAAAAACCTGCACCTCACATCTCATATTGGTGGCAGTTTTTTATCTTCCACTTTTAATCAATAATATTGCAGCTGCCACAACACCTATCCATCCAAACTCCAGGTTAATTAACAATTCCTTGACTCAGATAATACCACCTATGCTGAATCCCATTATATACACTTTAAAGACAGACGAGGTCATGCAATCCATAAAAGAACTGTGCAAACGAAGCACAGTGAACACAACTCAGGAAAGaaatatgaaatttaaatag